The following proteins are co-located in the Maridesulfovibrio sp. genome:
- a CDS encoding AAA family ATPase gives MIKKILLKNFLAHAETEIELGPGMTVLTGPNNSGKSSIVEALRCIATNPLPKHFIRHGAKKARVELEMDDGVRVAWIRKKATAWYEVLRPGEEEWEVYAKFGRNTPEDILNILRLNQVPLEGGKSLDVHIGNQRNPIFLLDQPSSVAAQFFASSSEASHLLAMQTELKNRVRAAKREKSFQQQKLDEIRAELDELQTLPDVNLELETARELKGQMDVLDNEIPALEKYLQRKGELENYKTSLGAREKELSELKEVPELFPSTPLERVVSGMERLRRHGQNLKARSESLNGLQAPPELFTVQHLEASLARQNQLTFAEEKNKARRKVLEPLESPPQLEDVTALSSTIRNVTRNSSVRDNILRRAAVLAPLNDPPELHDFSGLMQMMNNLSSLRTAHADAQYRLIELEKSEADLNRKIELRLAEIGNCPLCGGDLDAKKLIGEGLHES, from the coding sequence ATGATCAAAAAAATCTTATTAAAAAATTTCTTGGCCCATGCGGAAACCGAGATTGAGCTAGGTCCGGGCATGACCGTGCTGACCGGTCCTAACAATAGTGGTAAATCTTCCATTGTTGAGGCCTTGCGCTGCATTGCCACTAATCCGTTGCCGAAGCATTTTATCCGTCACGGGGCAAAAAAGGCCCGTGTTGAATTGGAAATGGATGACGGCGTTCGTGTTGCGTGGATTCGTAAAAAAGCTACTGCGTGGTACGAAGTGCTGCGTCCCGGCGAAGAGGAATGGGAAGTTTATGCCAAATTCGGGCGCAATACCCCGGAAGATATTTTGAACATCCTGCGCCTTAATCAGGTTCCGCTGGAAGGCGGCAAATCACTGGATGTACACATCGGCAATCAGCGTAACCCAATTTTTCTGCTCGACCAGCCTTCGTCTGTTGCTGCTCAGTTTTTTGCTTCGTCTTCGGAAGCGTCACATTTGCTGGCCATGCAGACCGAACTTAAAAATCGGGTCCGTGCAGCCAAGCGGGAGAAAAGTTTTCAGCAACAGAAACTTGATGAAATCCGTGCTGAGCTTGATGAACTGCAAACTCTGCCCGATGTAAATCTGGAACTTGAAACCGCCCGCGAACTGAAAGGGCAGATGGATGTTCTGGATAATGAAATTCCGGCGTTGGAAAAATATCTGCAGCGTAAGGGCGAGCTTGAAAATTATAAAACAAGCCTCGGCGCGCGGGAAAAAGAATTGTCGGAATTGAAGGAAGTGCCGGAACTTTTCCCTTCCACACCCTTGGAGCGGGTAGTTTCGGGCATGGAACGTTTGCGTCGTCATGGGCAGAACCTGAAAGCAAGGTCTGAATCTCTTAATGGATTGCAAGCTCCGCCGGAGCTTTTTACTGTTCAGCACCTTGAAGCTAGCCTTGCGAGGCAAAACCAACTTACTTTTGCAGAAGAAAAGAACAAGGCGCGACGTAAGGTGCTGGAACCGCTAGAATCTCCACCGCAGCTCGAAGATGTTACCGCTCTTTCCTCAACGATCCGCAATGTGACCCGTAACTCTTCTGTTCGGGACAATATTTTACGCCGTGCTGCTGTTTTGGCTCCGTTAAATGATCCGCCGGAACTTCATGATTTTTCCGGTCTTATGCAGATGATGAACAATCTTTCCTCTTTGCGCACAGCGCATGCTGATGCGCAGTACCGTTTGATCGAGCTCGAAAAGTCCGAAGCTGACCTCAACCGTAAAATTGAGCTCCGTCTGGCTGAAATCGGGAATTGCCCGCTCTGCGGCGGTGATCTTGATGCTAAAAAGTTGATCGGGGAGGGACTCCATGAGTCTTGA
- the mutM gene encoding bifunctional DNA-formamidopyrimidine glycosylase/DNA-(apurinic or apyrimidinic site) lyase, whose amino-acid sequence MPELPEVEVISRGLAKSLEGKTIESVKILNHSSVKMPWYLFSSRVAGEKITRIHRRAKLLIMDLGEDLHVTFHLKMTGRVLAHDGPTTPETHTRVVFGLTDGGSIEFHDTRKFGEVRALNNEELQEWDFYKNLGPEPLEVTAEELAERVSGRKAQIKGLLLNQSVVAGCGNIYADESLFRSGIHPKAKASDLSNESLVRLFTELQTVLKQAIQENGSSIRDYVDAGGDAGGFQNSFKVYGKKGEPCPDCGKTFEGATVAGRTSTFCSNCQKMKD is encoded by the coding sequence ATGCCAGAATTGCCGGAAGTAGAAGTAATATCCCGTGGTCTTGCCAAATCTCTTGAAGGGAAGACAATTGAATCTGTTAAAATTCTCAACCACAGTTCTGTCAAAATGCCGTGGTATCTGTTCTCCTCCCGCGTAGCCGGGGAGAAGATTACCCGTATCCACCGTCGCGCCAAGTTACTGATCATGGATCTTGGCGAAGATTTGCATGTAACTTTTCACCTTAAGATGACCGGACGGGTTTTGGCCCATGATGGCCCAACCACCCCCGAGACGCACACCCGAGTTGTTTTCGGCCTTACCGACGGCGGTTCAATTGAATTTCACGATACCCGTAAGTTCGGGGAAGTACGTGCTTTGAACAATGAAGAGTTGCAGGAATGGGATTTTTATAAGAATCTCGGTCCCGAACCGCTGGAAGTAACTGCCGAAGAGCTTGCCGAACGCGTTTCAGGACGTAAGGCGCAGATCAAAGGCTTGCTGCTCAACCAGTCCGTAGTGGCCGGTTGCGGAAACATTTATGCTGACGAATCCCTGTTTCGGTCCGGCATTCATCCCAAGGCAAAGGCATCCGATCTTTCCAATGAATCTCTGGTAAGGCTCTTCACTGAATTGCAGACCGTACTTAAACAGGCTATTCAGGAAAACGGCAGTTCCATCCGTGATTATGTGGATGCTGGTGGTGATGCCGGAGGATTTCAGAATAGTTTTAAAGTTTATGGCAAGAAAGGTGAACCTTGCCCCGACTGCGGAAAGACTTTTGAAGGCGCTACTGTCGCAGGGCGAACTTCCACTTTTTGCAGCAATTGTCAGAAAATGAAGGATTAG
- a CDS encoding helix-turn-helix domain-containing protein, giving the protein MKNQDKALTPSPTLYTVREIADTLRIHPRTAYRLVQEGKIRGIKVGSQWRVPESSLLEYIESGLQAAPKKGKGEKQGSEQLKLPI; this is encoded by the coding sequence TTGAAAAATCAGGACAAGGCTTTGACTCCCTCGCCTACGCTATACACGGTACGTGAGATTGCCGACACGCTGAGAATCCATCCGAGAACTGCCTATAGGCTGGTTCAGGAGGGAAAAATTCGCGGTATCAAGGTCGGTAGCCAGTGGCGTGTGCCGGAAAGTTCCCTGCTGGAATATATTGAATCCGGTTTGCAGGCGGCTCCCAAGAAAGGGAAGGGTGAGAAGCAAGGTTCTGAGCAACTGAAACTGCCCATTTGA
- a CDS encoding metallophosphoesterase, which translates to MSLEQVKANGLFLIGDPHIASTPPGQRLGDFAADVLAKLEACFERAAELDMIPLILGDLFHWPRDNGNSLLVDMIGLFGKYRPFVLVGNHDKYQARFTPDVSMAVLDAAGVINLISEQGPAFELETPQGLVLIGASPDSTPIPKEFDREDDKYIKVVWVTHHNISFPECEKKQHVIKEKTGIDWIINGHIHRPRESITTGMTTWANPGNISRLVFSRLALERKPQAGIWTPDCDDLDKWEIPHRDFYEVFPNQDFLPESEDAAAAESKFLQGLERLAWKRTHEGEGLKQFLTDNIDPEEPESTLIWELYTEVTDGNG; encoded by the coding sequence ATGAGTCTTGAGCAAGTAAAAGCTAACGGGCTTTTCCTTATCGGGGACCCTCATATAGCCTCCACTCCTCCGGGCCAGCGGCTGGGAGATTTTGCTGCGGACGTACTGGCTAAGCTGGAGGCCTGTTTCGAGCGGGCAGCTGAATTGGACATGATCCCGCTAATCTTAGGTGATCTTTTTCACTGGCCGCGCGATAACGGCAATTCCTTGCTGGTGGATATGATTGGGCTGTTTGGTAAGTATAGGCCGTTTGTGCTGGTGGGGAACCATGATAAATATCAGGCTCGCTTCACGCCGGATGTTTCTATGGCCGTGCTTGATGCTGCCGGAGTTATCAACCTGATCAGCGAACAGGGTCCGGCTTTTGAACTTGAGACTCCGCAGGGGCTGGTGTTGATTGGGGCATCTCCCGATTCTACGCCAATTCCCAAGGAATTTGATCGCGAAGACGATAAGTATATTAAGGTTGTCTGGGTGACTCACCATAATATTTCTTTTCCCGAGTGTGAGAAAAAGCAGCACGTAATTAAGGAAAAAACGGGGATAGATTGGATTATAAACGGGCATATTCACCGCCCGCGTGAATCCATCACCACCGGAATGACCACTTGGGCTAATCCGGGAAATATTAGTAGATTGGTATTTTCCAGACTGGCTCTTGAGCGCAAGCCGCAGGCAGGAATCTGGACTCCGGATTGTGATGATCTTGATAAATGGGAAATTCCACATCGTGACTTTTACGAAGTATTCCCTAATCAGGATTTCCTGCCCGAATCCGAAGATGCCGCAGCAGCCGAATCAAAATTTTTACAGGGCCTTGAGCGTCTTGCATGGAAACGAACCCATGAAGGCGAAGGACTTAAGCAGTTTTTAACAGATAATATCGACCCGGAAGAGCCGGAAAGTACACTCATCTGGGAATTGTATACGGAGGTTACCGATGGCAATGGGTAA
- the murJ gene encoding murein biosynthesis integral membrane protein MurJ → MTAESSKIVRNASVVAGATLLSRVLGFVRDLIVAFALGAGLPADAFFVAFRIPNLLRRLFGEGSLTMAFVPVFSRVRKEQGDGAAFEMARSSMLWLLLILGALTVLAIVGAKYIVLLIAPGFIGNPELMSLTVDLVRICFPYVIFICGVALCMGILNSLGHFLAPALAPCMLNIALIGAALIGYFTGNSVALFMAWGVLIGGVLQWMLQQPYLKRIGLHWRGKAELDNPGVKRMGKLMLPTVLGAAVYQINVVLGTLLASFLPVGSVSYLYYADRLVQFPLGVFGIAVGTAALPSLAKLYVEGQHDDFAKTLKQSVGLILFISLPAMAGLVSLAEPLIGLLFQRGAFDAQAVTATSQALMAYGIGLPFIAMSRPLVSAFYAQEDTRTPVKVAILCLLVNVGAGYLLMQHIAHVGLALAVSLSSMLNCLLLSILMGRRTGLIPVPFASVAKSVLLSALIGAGAWYSAGYDVFWFALIPVWMAVYGFGSLLLKSDDARMLIGALRRRI, encoded by the coding sequence ATGACCGCTGAATCTAGTAAAATAGTCCGCAACGCCTCGGTAGTAGCCGGGGCGACTTTGCTTTCAAGGGTCCTTGGCTTTGTCAGGGACCTTATTGTTGCATTCGCGTTGGGCGCTGGCCTGCCTGCAGATGCATTTTTTGTTGCCTTTCGTATTCCCAACCTGTTGCGCAGGCTGTTCGGGGAAGGTTCCCTGACCATGGCTTTTGTTCCGGTTTTCAGCCGGGTGCGTAAGGAGCAGGGAGATGGCGCAGCCTTTGAAATGGCAAGATCATCCATGCTTTGGCTGCTGCTTATTCTTGGCGCACTTACCGTACTGGCAATTGTCGGAGCTAAATACATTGTGCTGCTCATTGCTCCCGGATTTATCGGAAATCCAGAGTTGATGTCTCTTACAGTTGATTTGGTAAGAATCTGTTTCCCTTATGTGATTTTTATTTGCGGTGTTGCGCTCTGCATGGGCATCCTGAATAGTCTGGGCCATTTTCTGGCTCCGGCACTGGCCCCGTGCATGCTCAATATAGCCCTAATCGGAGCGGCGTTGATCGGTTATTTTACCGGAAACAGCGTGGCTCTGTTTATGGCTTGGGGTGTGCTTATCGGTGGCGTGTTGCAATGGATGCTGCAACAGCCCTATCTTAAACGTATCGGGCTGCACTGGCGCGGTAAGGCCGAGCTTGATAATCCCGGCGTTAAACGTATGGGTAAACTTATGCTGCCCACAGTGCTTGGAGCGGCGGTCTATCAGATCAATGTTGTTCTGGGGACTTTGCTGGCTTCGTTTCTGCCTGTGGGATCGGTGTCCTACCTTTATTATGCTGACCGACTTGTGCAGTTTCCGCTGGGTGTTTTCGGTATCGCTGTAGGTACAGCGGCTCTGCCTAGTCTGGCAAAGCTGTATGTGGAAGGCCAGCACGATGATTTCGCCAAGACTCTCAAGCAGAGTGTCGGTTTGATCCTGTTCATTTCCCTGCCTGCTATGGCTGGATTGGTTTCCCTTGCCGAGCCGCTTATCGGTTTGCTTTTTCAACGTGGGGCTTTTGATGCACAGGCGGTGACAGCGACTTCTCAGGCGCTAATGGCTTACGGAATAGGTTTGCCGTTCATTGCCATGTCCCGCCCGTTGGTTTCAGCATTTTATGCACAGGAAGATACCCGGACTCCGGTCAAGGTTGCTATCCTTTGTTTGCTGGTTAACGTCGGCGCAGGTTATCTGCTCATGCAGCATATCGCCCATGTGGGGCTGGCCTTGGCGGTTTCGCTTTCCTCCATGCTCAACTGTCTGCTGCTTTCAATTCTTATGGGGCGCAGGACTGGGCTTATTCCGGTACCGTTTGCAAGTGTGGCAAAGAGCGTGCTGCTCAGTGCATTGATAGGAGCAGGGGCGTGGTACAGTGCCGGTTATGATGTTTTCTGGTTCGCACTTATCCCGGTTTGGATGGCAGTGTATGGATTCGGTTCGCTGCTGCTCAAGTCAGATGATGCCCGGATGCTGATTGGAGCATTAAGAAGAAGGATTTGA
- a CDS encoding methyltransferase — MSVPSRARVLDLGTGSGVIPLGIMLRHPDKGLTVTGLEINPEMVAAAEENVQRLGFADEIGIEQGNVCTTDFAPAGSYDLVVSNPPYRSEGRGKSCPDEDRNKARFEVDCDLDAFAATASRMVRNRGRVCFVFLAERLTELVESFTRHKLEPKRMKFIHGRIDSPSKVVMLEAVKGGKPGLILESPVILFEKDNSLTPSSIEYCPFIAK, encoded by the coding sequence GTGTCTGTTCCTAGTCGGGCGCGTGTGCTTGATCTTGGAACAGGCAGCGGGGTGATTCCGCTGGGCATCATGCTGCGGCATCCGGATAAAGGGCTGACTGTTACCGGGCTGGAAATTAATCCGGAAATGGTTGCGGCTGCTGAGGAGAATGTGCAGCGTCTGGGCTTTGCTGATGAAATAGGCATTGAGCAGGGCAATGTCTGCACAACGGATTTTGCGCCAGCCGGGAGTTACGATCTGGTGGTTTCCAATCCTCCTTACCGTAGCGAGGGCAGGGGCAAATCCTGCCCGGATGAAGATCGCAACAAGGCCCGATTCGAGGTTGATTGCGATCTTGATGCATTTGCTGCAACGGCTTCACGTATGGTCCGTAATCGGGGGCGGGTCTGCTTTGTATTTCTCGCAGAACGGCTGACCGAGTTGGTGGAGTCCTTCACCCGTCACAAGTTGGAACCTAAGCGCATGAAATTTATCCACGGGCGTATAGATTCCCCATCAAAAGTAGTGATGCTTGAAGCTGTTAAGGGCGGTAAACCGGGGCTGATTCTGGAGTCGCCTGTGATTTTATTTGAAAAAGATAATTCCTTAACTCCATCTTCAATTGAATACTGCCCATTCATTGCAAAGTAG
- a CDS encoding glycosyltransferase family 39 protein, with protein sequence MSSLNDSFKSKPVIWAVAIIFISTFARLWFLGTGQLNLVQDESQYWDWTRHMQLTYYSKGPLIAWIIGLWTSVFGNTEFGVRFGSVVGSLLTQIVLFWGVARMWQRPIAAIWTLIIYNSMPVYLALGILMTTDNPFILCWSCALFALYKASIPHPPGLERDSNESQTKPFFLISIFFGIGILAKYTMLGFAGLAVMYGLLLMRRERLPRGFWRKLSLSLAGGIFLGFLPTLIWNMQNNFVGYKHVLHLVGASGNKASHLLRFDRFLPFFGEQVGMATPWWLVFMFIGGFAALAFVLKGKGRNLMNLNHRQSALLSVFFLPVWVFFFLWSFHAKVLGNWAVISYVSGVMIAGFAFESFWGRRGRFRSLWMSLSIVIFVVLHFQNLVPLPDHLNPTHRLKGWTDLGQQVVELEKTQFKDSSKVFVMSDEYDMTAALAFYVPGQPRTYCAWIDRRMNQYDLWPGPLDKIGWDCVYVIKKFNSNTNEEMKKMFKRVSSPIHIQTTFRGKPSRKFTVYLCYDYNGYWPRDPRLRF encoded by the coding sequence GTGTCATCGTTAAATGATTCGTTTAAAAGTAAGCCCGTAATCTGGGCTGTTGCCATAATTTTTATCAGTACTTTTGCCCGCCTCTGGTTTCTCGGAACTGGGCAGCTCAACCTTGTGCAGGATGAATCTCAATATTGGGATTGGACCCGGCACATGCAGCTTACCTATTATTCCAAAGGTCCGCTCATCGCCTGGATTATCGGGCTCTGGACTTCCGTGTTCGGCAATACTGAATTCGGGGTCCGTTTCGGCTCGGTTGTCGGTTCTCTGCTGACCCAGATTGTGCTTTTCTGGGGTGTGGCTCGCATGTGGCAAAGACCTATTGCCGCGATCTGGACCTTGATCATTTACAATTCCATGCCGGTATATCTGGCCCTTGGAATTTTGATGACCACGGACAACCCATTTATCCTTTGCTGGAGTTGCGCGCTTTTTGCTTTGTACAAGGCTTCCATTCCGCATCCTCCGGGACTTGAAAGAGATTCCAATGAGTCGCAAACCAAACCTTTTTTCCTGATCAGTATTTTCTTTGGAATTGGAATTCTGGCTAAGTACACCATGCTCGGTTTTGCTGGTCTTGCGGTTATGTACGGACTGCTGCTCATGCGCAGGGAAAGGTTGCCGCGCGGATTCTGGCGGAAGCTGTCCCTCTCGCTGGCAGGTGGTATTTTCCTTGGGTTCCTGCCTACATTGATCTGGAACATGCAGAATAATTTTGTGGGTTACAAACATGTTCTGCATCTGGTCGGTGCTTCCGGAAACAAGGCTTCCCACCTGTTGCGTTTCGATCGTTTTCTGCCGTTTTTTGGTGAGCAGGTCGGTATGGCTACCCCGTGGTGGCTGGTATTTATGTTCATCGGCGGATTTGCTGCTTTAGCTTTTGTTCTCAAAGGTAAAGGACGCAACCTGATGAACCTGAACCATAGGCAGAGCGCACTGCTTTCCGTGTTTTTCCTTCCTGTCTGGGTTTTCTTTTTTCTTTGGAGTTTCCATGCCAAGGTACTCGGCAACTGGGCTGTCATATCATATGTCAGCGGAGTGATGATTGCCGGTTTTGCTTTTGAAAGTTTCTGGGGTCGCAGAGGCCGTTTTCGCTCTTTATGGATGTCTTTGAGCATCGTGATTTTCGTGGTGCTTCATTTCCAGAATCTTGTTCCTTTGCCGGACCATCTTAACCCCACCCACCGTCTTAAAGGTTGGACTGACCTCGGTCAGCAGGTGGTGGAGTTGGAAAAAACTCAGTTCAAGGACTCCTCCAAAGTTTTTGTCATGAGTGATGAGTACGACATGACAGCGGCTTTGGCTTTTTATGTGCCGGGGCAGCCCCGTACTTATTGCGCATGGATCGATCGGCGTATGAATCAGTATGATCTTTGGCCCGGTCCTCTGGATAAGATCGGTTGGGATTGCGTATATGTGATTAAAAAATTCAATAGCAATACCAATGAAGAGATGAAAAAGATGTTTAAGCGGGTAAGTTCGCCAATCCATATTCAGACTACTTTCCGTGGGAAACCGTCCAGAAAATTCACAGTCTATCTCTGTTACGATTACAACGGTTACTGGCCGCGTGATCCCCGACTGAGATTCTAG
- a CDS encoding Hsp20/alpha crystallin family protein, giving the protein MVIDFGSFYNFPYEFDKIFNDVFNPHHNRRRKASYPPLNIVEDKNNIYIRAEVPGISIEDMEITVTDKDLVLKGERKLPEGRYFRQERPSGVFQRIVSINTTVDVDKITASTKDGILNITLPKTEASVPRKVGITVE; this is encoded by the coding sequence ATGGTTATCGATTTTGGTTCATTCTATAACTTTCCGTATGAATTTGATAAAATATTCAACGACGTCTTTAATCCTCATCACAACAGACGAAGAAAGGCATCATACCCTCCGTTAAATATCGTTGAGGATAAAAACAATATATATATTCGTGCGGAAGTACCGGGAATTTCCATTGAGGACATGGAAATAACAGTTACAGATAAAGATCTTGTACTCAAAGGAGAACGCAAACTTCCAGAAGGAAGATACTTTCGTCAGGAAAGGCCTTCTGGAGTATTCCAAAGAATTGTATCTATCAATACTACTGTTGACGTAGACAAAATCACTGCATCAACAAAAGATGGAATTTTGAATATTACTCTTCCAAAAACTGAAGCTTCCGTTCCCAGAAAAGTCGGAATTACTGTTGAATAA
- a CDS encoding bacteriohemerythrin, translating into MPILEWNDGYSVGVNIIDKEHKQLVAMINKAYDSVKNMEEEKVLKVLVKDMCDYAVSHFSTEERFMEKYGYPAYEEHERMHHDFTVKAEALDLLVKSGNPVEPVKVFKYLADWLRNHILKTDKDLGKFLNEKGVK; encoded by the coding sequence ATGCCGATTTTGGAATGGAATGATGGTTATTCGGTCGGGGTAAATATTATAGATAAAGAGCACAAGCAGCTTGTTGCCATGATTAACAAGGCTTATGACTCGGTTAAAAATATGGAAGAGGAGAAGGTTCTCAAAGTTCTGGTAAAAGACATGTGCGATTATGCGGTAAGCCACTTCTCCACAGAGGAAAGGTTTATGGAGAAATATGGTTATCCCGCTTATGAAGAACACGAAAGAATGCATCATGACTTTACTGTGAAGGCAGAAGCGCTCGATCTGTTGGTAAAATCGGGGAATCCTGTTGAGCCGGTCAAGGTTTTTAAATATCTCGCTGACTGGCTGCGGAATCATATTTTGAAAACAGATAAGGACCTTGGCAAATTTTTGAATGAAAAAGGCGTGAAGTAG
- a CDS encoding DUF2959 domain-containing protein — protein MHLKNKIALLLIIALTLGLAGCQSAYYKTMESFGYHKRDILVSNVEKARESQEEASEQFKSALDKFSALTGFHGGDLQETYERLNDEYENSEAAALKVRKRIDAVEEVGNDLFDEWNAELDQYTSKKLRNESRVKLSKTKSKFKRLLSAMRKAEKKIDPVLNVFRDQVLYLKHNLNAQAIASLKSELNTLEGDIGRLIKEMQRSIDEADAFIKELKKN, from the coding sequence ATGCACCTGAAGAATAAAATAGCCCTTTTACTCATAATCGCCCTGACACTGGGACTGGCCGGATGCCAGTCTGCTTATTACAAGACCATGGAAAGTTTCGGCTACCATAAGCGGGATATCCTTGTTTCAAATGTTGAAAAAGCCCGTGAGTCACAGGAAGAAGCCAGTGAACAGTTCAAGAGTGCGCTGGATAAATTCAGTGCCCTGACCGGCTTCCACGGCGGCGATCTTCAGGAAACATACGAACGCCTCAACGACGAATATGAAAACAGCGAAGCTGCAGCACTTAAAGTACGCAAGAGAATTGATGCGGTCGAAGAAGTCGGGAACGATCTTTTTGATGAATGGAATGCTGAACTTGACCAGTACACCAGCAAAAAACTGCGCAATGAAAGCCGGGTAAAACTTTCCAAGACCAAGAGCAAATTCAAGCGGTTGCTCTCCGCCATGCGCAAGGCTGAAAAGAAAATTGATCCGGTACTTAATGTTTTCCGCGATCAGGTGCTCTACCTGAAGCACAACCTGAATGCTCAGGCTATTGCATCTCTCAAATCTGAGCTTAATACCCTTGAAGGAGACATCGGCAGACTGATCAAGGAAATGCAGCGTTCAATCGATGAAGCCGACGCTTTTATCAAGGAATTAAAGAAGAATTAA
- a CDS encoding peptidylprolyl isomerase produces the protein MKFIKILLVSSLFCVALFAGTANAAGSKVFVQLQTSMGNIVLELDAAKAPVTVENFLRYVNEGHYSGTIFHRVIDGFMIQGGNFDKNMKQKATHAPIENEARNGLYNDKYTIAMARTNDPHSATDQFFINVKDNDFLNFKSESGSGWGYAVFGKVIGGKKVVDKIAKSVTFRKGPHSDVPVKPITIIKAEELKQ, from the coding sequence ATGAAATTTATCAAGATATTGCTGGTAAGTTCCCTTTTCTGTGTGGCCCTTTTTGCTGGAACCGCTAACGCAGCCGGTTCCAAAGTTTTCGTACAACTGCAGACCAGCATGGGTAACATCGTGCTCGAACTGGACGCAGCCAAGGCTCCCGTTACTGTGGAAAACTTCCTGCGCTACGTAAATGAAGGACATTACAGCGGAACCATCTTTCACCGCGTAATTGACGGCTTCATGATTCAGGGCGGCAACTTCGACAAAAACATGAAACAGAAAGCCACCCACGCTCCCATTGAAAACGAAGCCCGTAACGGCCTCTACAATGACAAATATACCATTGCCATGGCCCGCACCAATGATCCCCACTCCGCCACAGACCAGTTCTTTATTAATGTTAAGGACAACGATTTCCTTAACTTCAAGTCCGAATCCGGGTCCGGATGGGGATACGCGGTTTTCGGCAAAGTCATCGGCGGCAAAAAGGTTGTCGACAAGATCGCCAAGTCCGTAACCTTCCGCAAAGGCCCTCATAGCGATGTCCCGGTAAAACCCATTACCATCATCAAGGCTGAAGAACTTAAGCAGTAA
- a CDS encoding Hsp20/alpha crystallin family protein — protein MTTERNIEKFSPATDIIESEQGFYMYVDLPGVSKDELAIDLDENTLIVSGKAAAALGEDEKFINQEFCEGEYTRRFTIADIVDRENIKANLKNGVLELFLPKMPEVQPRKIQITSE, from the coding sequence ATGACTACTGAAAGAAATATTGAAAAATTCAGTCCCGCAACTGATATTATTGAAAGCGAACAGGGCTTTTACATGTATGTTGACCTGCCCGGCGTAAGCAAGGATGAACTTGCAATAGACCTTGATGAAAACACCCTGATTGTCTCAGGAAAAGCAGCGGCAGCACTGGGCGAAGATGAAAAATTTATTAATCAGGAATTCTGCGAAGGCGAATATACCCGTAGATTCACCATCGCTGATATTGTTGACCGCGAAAACATCAAAGCCAACCTGAAAAACGGCGTGCTCGAACTATTCCTGCCCAAAATGCCGGAAGTTCAACCCCGTAAGATACAAATCACAAGCGAATAA